Proteins co-encoded in one Desulfosalsimonas propionicica genomic window:
- a CDS encoding Wzz/FepE/Etk N-terminal domain-containing protein: protein MAGDEQAKNQSNPQLQGYPPTAGYGPAEDEIDLADLAAVLFRWKWVIIGLTLIFGCAAFGATSVMTEKYRAETILQIGQVPVPERSVSQIKQGTINIEMKTREEAAAEKLRGFARQVFANPPFKGSTGFSLQNDLAVSASEDGGGIVEIRLKAPRSADPLDFLTRLNEKLIKDHEQMIHMDRASLNSRITETKNRIKEHQAKKSSFLKRIERLKKEASFLKQELETVREQLSRLVQAVHNAGAAAAGEPLETFLLGTELHRPPGSDL from the coding sequence ATGGCTGGCGACGAACAAGCAAAGAACCAGAGCAATCCGCAACTTCAAGGCTATCCGCCCACTGCCGGTTATGGCCCTGCAGAAGATGAAATTGACCTGGCCGACCTGGCTGCGGTGCTGTTTCGCTGGAAATGGGTCATTATCGGATTGACCCTGATTTTTGGATGTGCTGCTTTTGGTGCCACCTCTGTGATGACCGAGAAGTACCGTGCAGAGACAATCCTTCAGATCGGTCAGGTTCCGGTGCCGGAAAGGTCTGTCAGTCAGATTAAACAAGGGACAATCAATATTGAAATGAAAACCAGGGAAGAGGCTGCTGCAGAAAAGCTGCGCGGCTTTGCCCGGCAGGTCTTTGCCAACCCGCCATTTAAAGGAAGCACCGGATTTTCTCTGCAAAACGATCTTGCTGTTTCAGCTTCCGAAGACGGCGGCGGCATTGTGGAAATCCGCCTGAAAGCGCCCCGTTCTGCAGACCCGCTTGATTTTTTGACCCGATTGAATGAAAAGCTGATCAAGGATCATGAGCAGATGATCCATATGGATCGCGCGTCGCTGAATTCCCGGATAACGGAGACAAAAAACCGGATCAAAGAACATCAGGCGAAAAAATCCAGTTTTTTAAAACGCATTGAAAGACTCAAAAAAGAGGCGTCTTTTCTGAAACAGGAGCTTGAAACCGTCAGGGAACAGCTTTCCCGGCTGGTTCAGGCCGTCCATAATGCCGGCGCAGCCGCTGCCGGAGAACCATTGGAAACGTTTTTGCTGGGCACTGAACTGCACCGACCGCCAGGATCAGATTTATGA
- a CDS encoding type II toxin-antitoxin system VapC family toxin: protein MNLFLDTSVLVKLFQAENGTKAVMDWVSTARKITLLDLARLEFQSALQRLLRNQELNKDDYNLLQQGFRERWDSFNIQPLNRKVIDEAEQLLKNYGSRNGLRSLDALHAAAFILVAEKDWYFAASDKNLCAVVSDLGFQVLNPLEE, encoded by the coding sequence GTGAATCTTTTTCTCGATACTTCAGTGCTGGTGAAACTGTTTCAGGCGGAAAACGGTACAAAGGCGGTTATGGACTGGGTAAGTACTGCCCGGAAAATCACACTTCTTGACCTTGCCAGACTCGAGTTTCAAAGTGCATTGCAACGGCTGCTGCGAAATCAGGAGTTAAACAAGGATGACTATAACCTGCTTCAGCAGGGCTTCCGGGAAAGATGGGATTCTTTTAACATTCAACCGCTCAACCGCAAAGTCATTGATGAAGCGGAACAGCTGCTTAAGAATTACGGCAGTCGAAATGGCCTGAGATCACTTGATGCTTTGCATGCTGCAGCATTTATATTGGTTGCGGAGAAAGACTGGTATTTTGCAGCGTCGGATAAAAATTTATGCGCAGTGGTATCTGATCTCGGATTTCAAGTCCTCAATCCTCTTGAAGAATAG
- a CDS encoding transposase, which produces MARLSRIVIPGYPHHVIQRGNRRQKTFFRDADYRQYIRLMAEWCDKLGLQIWAYCLMPNHVHLIAVPGDESGLAKAIGEAHRRYTRYINFREGWRGYLWQGRFASYAMDQHYLIATARYVELNPVRAGIVKYPEDYPWSSANAHLSNQDDDLVKAAPLLNIIQNWEKFLASGMPAAEADSIKRHSKTGRPLGDDLFLETIGKLTGREVRPRKPGPKPKK; this is translated from the coding sequence ATGGCACGTTTATCCCGAATCGTCATACCCGGCTATCCTCATCATGTGATCCAGCGGGGCAACCGCCGCCAGAAGACCTTTTTCAGAGATGCGGATTACCGGCAGTATATTCGCCTGATGGCGGAGTGGTGCGATAAACTCGGTCTACAAATATGGGCTTATTGCCTCATGCCCAATCATGTTCATCTCATTGCGGTCCCAGGCGATGAATCAGGACTGGCAAAGGCCATTGGAGAAGCGCACCGGCGCTATACCCGCTACATCAATTTCCGAGAGGGCTGGCGGGGCTATCTCTGGCAGGGTCGTTTTGCTTCCTATGCCATGGACCAGCACTATCTCATCGCAACCGCCCGGTATGTGGAATTAAACCCGGTAAGGGCCGGAATAGTTAAATATCCGGAGGATTATCCATGGAGCAGCGCCAATGCCCATCTGTCAAATCAGGATGACGACCTGGTCAAAGCAGCCCCGCTGCTTAACATCATCCAAAACTGGGAAAAATTTCTGGCTTCCGGGATGCCGGCCGCGGAAGCAGACAGCATCAAGCGGCACAGCAAAACAGGACGTCCACTGGGAGACGATCTTTTCCTTGAAACCATCGGGAAACTGACGGGCCGGGAAGTCCGGCCGCGAAAACCTGGCCCGAAGCCAAAAAAATAA
- a CDS encoding PIN domain-containing protein: MTYVEVLSFDFSEEEISEVKELLENFVVCDTNAAIGIQCLKNRRCKKIKIPDNFIAATAQINDLILVTRNVEDFRHLDIKVLNIFD; this comes from the coding sequence ATTACATATGTTGAGGTTCTTTCTTTTGATTTTTCGGAGGAAGAGATATCGGAAGTCAAAGAATTGCTGGAGAATTTTGTTGTTTGTGACACGAATGCGGCCATAGGCATCCAGTGTCTTAAAAATCGAAGATGTAAAAAGATCAAAATACCGGACAATTTTATTGCGGCCACCGCTCAGATCAATGATTTAATTCTTGTAACCCGTAATGTGGAAGATTTCCGACACTTGGATATAAAAGTATTAAATATTTTTGATTGA
- a CDS encoding flagellar protein FlaG, protein MKIESLAANVANAQSIRAVNGSSAKRVPQQENFQQQGRGQNAVSNGGRSFENKVAPEEILDKIKEISEDGLYSVRFEKNDEIDQLVVKLVDRQTDEVIRQIPPEAILGVKANLQEYATGNIFHQMS, encoded by the coding sequence ATGAAGATTGAATCTTTGGCGGCGAATGTGGCAAATGCCCAGTCCATCCGGGCGGTTAACGGCTCTTCAGCGAAGCGGGTCCCGCAGCAGGAAAATTTCCAGCAGCAGGGCAGGGGGCAAAACGCAGTTTCAAATGGCGGCCGGTCTTTTGAGAATAAGGTTGCACCGGAAGAGATTCTGGACAAGATAAAGGAGATCTCTGAGGACGGCCTCTACAGTGTGCGGTTTGAGAAAAACGATGAGATCGACCAGCTGGTGGTCAAGCTCGTGGACCGCCAGACCGACGAGGTGATCCGGCAGATTCCGCCGGAGGCGATTCTGGGCGTTAAGGCCAATCTGCAGGAGTATGCCACAGGCAATATCTTCCACCAGATGAGCTGA
- the fliD gene encoding flagellar filament capping protein FliD, whose product MSAINFTGLASGLDTDSIIKSLMEAEKQPLSRLEGDKEYFSRRLEAYKAFDQKLAALNATVDALDLNSDLRESQVSLSGENVVSASVTSAPEGSYDLAVEQLAQVQKSVSDSAYASRTEHVFGTGELTLTVGDGVVSEGAAGTDHAITIDENNNSLSGIQNAINKGTQEHGISATIIDNGNEGGDRYHLMLTGADSSTEFTLTSGLSGGTETISLDPPTQSAQDAIAYLDGVQLNSDTNTIKNALNGVTLNLEGVSADDGSGGLLSTTMTISTNTDSVAEKMNAFVEAYNDTVSFVTGQSKTEESDSGILAGDSGLNGVKRRLQGLLTTQVGGNDAYSALSQLGLSTNRDGTISFDATAFSGALESDFEEVSRVIAGDDDVGGVFKQYRSYLNAMTSSRNGFYATKQDNIERTIDRIDDDIVKMEDRLERREQMYLDKFTALEQMVAVMNSQSEYLTQQMDKMPSLGGGD is encoded by the coding sequence ATGTCTGCCATCAATTTCACCGGTCTGGCCTCCGGACTGGATACGGATTCCATTATCAAGAGCCTGATGGAAGCTGAAAAGCAGCCCCTGAGCCGTCTGGAGGGGGACAAGGAGTACTTTAGCCGCCGCCTGGAGGCGTATAAGGCCTTTGACCAAAAACTCGCGGCCTTAAACGCCACCGTGGATGCACTGGATTTAAACAGTGATCTGCGCGAGAGCCAGGTGAGCCTTTCGGGTGAAAATGTGGTCTCCGCCAGTGTGACCAGCGCCCCTGAGGGCTCTTATGATCTGGCGGTGGAGCAGCTCGCCCAGGTGCAGAAAAGCGTTTCGGACAGCGCCTATGCATCCAGAACAGAGCACGTCTTTGGCACGGGTGAGCTTACCCTAACGGTTGGTGACGGGGTGGTCAGTGAAGGGGCTGCGGGGACGGATCATGCCATAACGATTGATGAAAACAACAATTCGCTTTCCGGCATCCAGAATGCCATCAACAAAGGAACGCAGGAGCACGGCATATCGGCAACCATTATTGACAATGGAAACGAGGGCGGGGATCGCTACCACCTGATGCTCACGGGTGCGGATTCATCCACTGAATTCACCCTGACAAGCGGATTGAGCGGCGGCACCGAGACAATATCATTGGATCCGCCCACTCAATCCGCCCAGGATGCGATAGCCTACCTGGACGGGGTGCAGCTCAACAGCGATACCAACACCATCAAAAACGCGCTGAACGGAGTGACATTGAACCTGGAGGGTGTCAGCGCGGATGACGGTTCGGGCGGGCTTTTGTCCACCACCATGACGATTTCCACCAACACGGATTCGGTGGCGGAGAAGATGAATGCTTTTGTCGAGGCCTACAACGATACCGTATCGTTTGTTACGGGTCAGTCAAAGACAGAGGAGAGCGACTCGGGCATCCTGGCGGGCGATTCCGGCTTAAACGGCGTGAAACGCAGGCTCCAGGGGCTGCTTACCACCCAGGTGGGGGGAAATGACGCTTATTCCGCCCTGAGCCAGCTCGGCCTTTCCACGAACCGGGACGGGACAATCAGTTTTGACGCGACCGCTTTTTCCGGGGCGCTGGAATCGGATTTTGAGGAAGTCAGCCGGGTTATTGCCGGCGATGATGATGTGGGGGGGGTGTTTAAACAGTACCGGAGCTATTTGAACGCCATGACCAGCTCCAGAAACGGGTTCTATGCCACCAAGCAGGACAATATCGAGCGGACTATTGACCGCATTGACGATGATATCGTCAAAATGGAGGACCGTCTGGAAAGGCGCGAGCAGATGTATCTGGATAAGTTCACTGCGCTGGAGCAGATGGTGGCCGTGATGAATTCCCAGAGCGAATATTTAACACAGCAAATGGACAAGATGCCATCCTTAGGAGGTGGAGATTGA
- the fliS gene encoding flagellar export chaperone FliS: MNNPYQNYFANQIQTASPEQVLVMLYDGAIRFLRQARQALENGDRVGKLKKISRTVAILTELSNSLDFEKGGEIAENLDGLYAYMVRELTRPNAEDEFKAMEVSENILLELRGAWAEAIEKNRSKEEQSPAAAYGDSSDAEPPRKSMNAAV, from the coding sequence ATGAATAATCCGTATCAGAACTATTTTGCCAATCAGATTCAAACGGCATCACCCGAGCAGGTGCTTGTCATGCTCTATGACGGGGCCATCCGGTTTCTGCGCCAGGCCCGGCAGGCCCTGGAAAACGGCGACCGCGTGGGCAAGCTCAAAAAAATCAGCCGGACCGTGGCCATTTTAACCGAGCTGTCCAACAGCCTGGATTTTGAAAAAGGCGGCGAGATCGCAGAAAATTTAGACGGGCTTTACGCCTACATGGTCCGGGAGCTGACCCGGCCCAATGCAGAAGATGAATTCAAGGCTATGGAGGTGTCTGAAAATATCCTGCTGGAGCTGCGGGGCGCCTGGGCCGAGGCCATTGAAAAAAACCGGTCCAAAGAGGAGCAATCCCCGGCCGCGGCATACGGGGACAGCAGCGATGCCGAGCCTCCGCGCAAATCCATGAATGCGGCTGTATAA
- a CDS encoding PilZ domain-containing protein, with translation MDVNDYLSNFPEKIPVAVNVPIRGGEVQKYSAIALVTDPPEVELYFDPNALPDPGRIDTEADCLVFVETGEIVTLISSIEEAAGRDLLRITVHNVIQHEEKREFFRGPAGRLSLSCRRKGPGGGKPFAGKGVNISCGGVLMMVYQQVQKKEKLAMEIRVPEPVSKTLEADAVVLRINQVRKGFFSVAVRFTNMDSETCDDIMAFCFAEQRRMLREQVLTRDL, from the coding sequence ATGGATGTAAACGACTACCTGTCCAATTTTCCGGAAAAAATACCCGTGGCCGTCAATGTCCCCATCCGGGGCGGAGAGGTGCAAAAATACAGTGCCATTGCCCTGGTGACCGATCCGCCGGAGGTGGAGCTGTATTTTGATCCAAACGCCCTGCCGGATCCCGGACGCATTGACACGGAAGCCGACTGTCTGGTGTTTGTTGAAACCGGCGAGATCGTCACCCTGATATCAAGCATTGAAGAGGCGGCGGGCCGGGATTTGTTGCGCATCACGGTGCACAATGTGATCCAGCACGAGGAAAAACGCGAGTTTTTCCGCGGGCCGGCCGGGCGGCTGAGCCTGTCGTGCCGCCGCAAGGGACCCGGCGGCGGAAAGCCCTTTGCCGGAAAAGGAGTCAATATCAGCTGCGGCGGAGTGCTCATGATGGTATATCAGCAGGTGCAGAAAAAAGAAAAGCTTGCCATGGAGATCCGGGTGCCGGAGCCTGTCAGCAAAACCCTGGAAGCAGATGCCGTTGTGCTGCGCATTAACCAGGTGAGAAAGGGCTTTTTTTCTGTGGCCGTTCGGTTTACCAACATGGATTCCGAGACCTGTGACGATATCATGGCTTTCTGTTTTGCCGAACAGCGCCGCATGTTAAGAGAACAGGTCCTGACCCGGGATCTCTGA
- a CDS encoding EscU/YscU/HrcU family type III secretion system export apparatus switch protein, with protein sequence MTADFGKPRKAVALKYDRDRDNAPVVAAGGQGQVAEKILELGRQAGIAIQADPDLVEVLARVPVGDEIPVELYQAVAEILAFVYGLNKTEGGGR encoded by the coding sequence ATGACAGCGGATTTCGGCAAACCCAGAAAGGCCGTTGCCCTGAAATACGACCGGGACCGTGACAATGCACCCGTGGTGGCCGCCGGCGGCCAGGGGCAGGTGGCGGAAAAGATCCTGGAACTGGGCCGGCAGGCCGGCATTGCCATCCAGGCGGATCCCGATTTGGTGGAGGTCCTGGCCCGGGTGCCGGTGGGAGATGAGATTCCGGTGGAGCTGTACCAGGCCGTGGCCGAGATTCTGGCGTTTGTGTATGGCCTGAATAAGACGGAGGGCGGAGGGCGGTAG
- a CDS encoding response regulator, translated as MGKIILIVDDSSTMRKIVNRSLRQAGLEFDTVLEAGDGQEAMDLLANEKPDIILSDINMPNMDGIEFLKNKANDDSIKDIPVVMVTTEGGSQDMVDQSMTLGASGCVKKPFTPDQVNEVLGPLL; from the coding sequence ATGGGAAAAATAATCTTAATTGTCGATGATTCCAGCACCATGAGAAAAATCGTCAACCGGTCCCTGCGGCAGGCCGGCCTGGAGTTTGACACGGTTCTGGAAGCTGGCGACGGCCAGGAGGCCATGGATCTGCTGGCCAATGAAAAGCCGGATATCATTTTATCTGATATCAACATGCCCAACATGGATGGTATCGAGTTCTTAAAAAACAAGGCCAATGACGATTCCATCAAGGACATTCCCGTGGTCATGGTTACCACAGAGGGCGGCTCCCAGGACATGGTGGATCAGTCCATGACTCTTGGCGCATCCGGATGCGTGAAAAAACCCTTCACCCCCGACCAGGTTAACGAAGTGCTCGGTCCCCTGCTGTAA
- a CDS encoding chemotaxis protein CheX codes for MNFAEKIVDVTQEIFETMIMVDVTAGEPLSEHKSRFQCSLSAMVGFAGFKQGNLTLHAPDAVARGLTQDFLGMEVESINEDVEDAMGELANMLAGSLKPFISSENGKVELSLPSVVHGEEYTLTVVNKADWVIVPFTVSHGDFLVGLEIKKQ; via the coding sequence ATGAATTTTGCTGAAAAAATCGTGGATGTCACCCAGGAAATCTTTGAGACCATGATCATGGTCGATGTCACGGCCGGTGAGCCGCTTTCCGAGCACAAATCGCGCTTTCAGTGCAGCCTTAGCGCCATGGTGGGCTTTGCGGGGTTCAAGCAGGGCAACCTGACCCTTCATGCCCCGGATGCGGTGGCCCGGGGCCTGACCCAGGATTTTCTGGGTATGGAGGTTGAAAGCATCAACGAGGACGTGGAGGATGCCATGGGCGAATTGGCCAACATGCTGGCCGGTTCCCTAAAACCGTTTATCTCTTCTGAAAACGGCAAGGTGGAGCTCTCCCTGCCGTCAGTGGTCCACGGCGAGGAATACACCCTGACCGTTGTCAACAAGGCGGACTGGGTGATTGTGCCCTTTACCGTGTCCCACGGCGATTTTCTGGTGGGCCTGGAAATCAAGAAACAATAA